The genomic window GAAGCTTAAAGTCTATGCTGGATCCGTCCACCCCCACGCGGCTCAAAAGCCCGTGGAGATGAACGTCTAGTTTTGTCATACGGAGGTAGATTAAACATGCAGACTTCCTACACATGGGGAACAGGTAGAAGAAAGAACGCCGTTGCCCGAGTTCGTATCGCTCCTGGTGAGGGCAAGATCCTCATCAACGAGAGAGATGTTCAGGAGTATTTTCCCAGGCTTTGCTGGGTGACCCAGGCCCTTGAGCCCCTTAAGACCGCCGGTGTCGAGGGGAAAATGGACGTTTACGTAAACGCCCACGGCGGCGGCCTTACCGGCCAGGCCGGTGCGGTCCGTCTCGGTATCGCCAGGGCTCTCATAAAGGTAAACCCCGAGCTTCGTCCCGCCCTTAAGAGGGCTGGAATGCTTTGCCGGGATTCCCGGATGGTCGAGCGTAAGAAGTACGGCCAGAAGGGCGCAAGAGCCAAGTACCAGTTCTCCAAGCGTTAATTTAACTTTTTCAGGGATCGAGGTTTTTCCTCGGTCCCTGTTTTTA from Dethiosulfovibrio salsuginis includes these protein-coding regions:
- the rpsI gene encoding 30S ribosomal protein S9, with the protein product MQTSYTWGTGRRKNAVARVRIAPGEGKILINERDVQEYFPRLCWVTQALEPLKTAGVEGKMDVYVNAHGGGLTGQAGAVRLGIARALIKVNPELRPALKRAGMLCRDSRMVERKKYGQKGARAKYQFSKR